A section of the Streptomyces sp. NBC_00178 genome encodes:
- a CDS encoding sensor histidine kinase, producing MTTGKPSGTRPGPMARLSVQNWVHLILAGFVVVVCACLVIGGLVLSRISDRTTDLVDRIQPARSASFQLQNSLLDQETGVRGYALTGDQSFLEPYKAGRQAERERLERVRTLIDHQQPYAEDLDRIAGAAREWRTQHAEPLIAAVRASGPTGASSGPILRSKAEFDALRVLYTAQQGHLDDARDKARAELGEARTTRDRVLVALLAGFVLAVVSLSLLLHRVVGRPLHALTAASNRVRSGSFSSRIEVSGPSDVTAVAAAAEDMRRRLVAELDESQERETLLAEQTAELRRSNSELEQFAYVASHDLQEPLRKVASFCQLLEKRYSAQLDDRARQYIDFAVDGAKRMQVLINDLLTFSRVGRVQQTWKPVDLGSSLDRAMSNLTLAVDESGATVVREDPLPELLGDSTSLTMVWQNLIGNAIKFRRPDVPCRITVGCVREDDDWHLTVADNGIGIAPEFADKVFIIFQRLHARDEYEGTGIGLSLCRKIVEFHGGRIWLDPAPSEGTLIHFTLPVLPEAPTHTTAELLAPAALTPRSGDAP from the coding sequence ATGACCACTGGGAAGCCATCGGGCACGCGGCCCGGACCCATGGCGCGGCTGTCGGTGCAGAACTGGGTCCATCTGATCCTCGCCGGTTTCGTCGTGGTGGTCTGCGCGTGCCTCGTCATCGGCGGGCTCGTCCTCTCCCGGATCTCCGACCGCACCACGGACCTGGTGGACCGTATCCAGCCCGCCCGCTCCGCGTCGTTCCAGCTGCAGAACTCGCTGCTCGACCAGGAGACGGGGGTCCGCGGCTACGCCCTCACCGGCGACCAGTCGTTCCTGGAGCCCTACAAGGCGGGCAGGCAGGCCGAGCGGGAGCGGCTGGAGCGGGTCCGCACCCTGATCGACCACCAGCAGCCCTACGCCGAGGACCTGGACCGGATCGCCGGGGCCGCCCGGGAGTGGCGCACGCAGCACGCGGAGCCGCTCATCGCCGCCGTGCGCGCGAGCGGACCCACCGGCGCGTCGTCCGGCCCCATCCTGCGCAGCAAGGCGGAGTTCGACGCCCTGCGCGTCCTCTACACCGCCCAGCAGGGCCATCTGGACGACGCACGGGACAAGGCCCGCGCCGAGCTCGGGGAGGCGCGCACGACGCGCGACCGGGTCCTCGTCGCACTCCTGGCCGGTTTCGTGCTGGCCGTCGTCTCCCTGAGCCTGCTGCTCCACCGCGTGGTGGGCCGGCCGCTGCACGCTCTGACCGCCGCGTCGAACCGTGTGCGGTCGGGCTCCTTCTCGAGCAGGATCGAGGTGAGCGGTCCGTCGGACGTCACGGCGGTGGCCGCGGCGGCCGAGGACATGCGCCGTCGTCTGGTGGCCGAGCTGGACGAGTCCCAGGAGCGGGAGACCCTGCTCGCCGAGCAGACCGCGGAGCTGCGCCGGTCCAACTCCGAGCTGGAGCAGTTCGCCTACGTCGCCTCACACGACCTGCAGGAACCGCTGCGGAAGGTCGCGTCCTTCTGCCAGCTGCTGGAGAAGCGCTACAGCGCCCAGCTGGACGACCGTGCCAGGCAGTACATCGACTTCGCGGTGGACGGCGCCAAGCGGATGCAGGTGCTGATCAACGACCTGCTGACGTTCTCCCGGGTGGGCAGGGTGCAGCAGACCTGGAAGCCCGTGGACCTCGGGAGCTCCCTGGACCGGGCGATGTCCAACCTGACCCTGGCCGTCGACGAGTCCGGGGCCACCGTGGTCCGCGAGGACCCGCTGCCGGAGCTGCTCGGGGACTCCACGTCCCTCACCATGGTCTGGCAGAACCTGATCGGCAACGCCATCAAGTTCCGCAGGCCCGACGTGCCGTGCCGGATCACCGTCGGCTGTGTGCGGGAGGACGACGACTGGCACCTCACGGTGGCCGACAACGGCATCGGCATCGCGCCGGAGTTCGCCGACAAGGTGTTCATCATCTTCCAGCGGCTGCACGCCAGGGACGAGTACGAAGGCACCGGGATCGGGCTGTCCCTCTGCCGTAAGATCGTCGAATTCCACGGTGGCCGGATCTGGCTGGACCCGGCACCCTCCGAGGGCACGCTTATCCACTTCACCCTGCCCGTCCTTCCGGAGGCACCCACCCACACGACGGCGGAGCTGCTGGCCCCCGCCGCACTGACCCCCCGGTCGGGAGACGCCCCGTGA
- a CDS encoding PP2C family protein-serine/threonine phosphatase has translation MSEPLDTSARVADPRRVPEQQRALAPADVSVWDIDATLLLVEDDAGDALLVEEMLSDSELDAPLTWCKTLAEARRFLVSCRTPVCVLLDLHLPDVNGPDAVRRLVESAPDAAIVVLTGMAESGTGLSAVAHGAQDYLVKGRIDPEALGRAVRYALQRKHAERSAAALRTSRLIEQENARLERALLPIPLLLDDSFRVSARYEAGRAHGLLSGDFYDVVQTADGAVHAVIGDVSGHGAAEAALGVCLRVAWRTAVLTGVNQLEKIGLLEEILVAERSDPHVFATVTTLVFPPSRDRVYVARAGHPGLLLRRGTDVGWVEPDMGMALGLLPGAGRWTITELDLSPDSELVLFTDGLFEGRTGPKSRLGEEGLLAMAAKNGALEPSAFVDSLVAEATASAAPYGGLADDVAVLHLGWRATT, from the coding sequence GTGAGCGAGCCGTTGGACACCTCTGCGCGTGTGGCCGATCCGAGACGTGTCCCGGAGCAGCAGAGGGCGCTCGCCCCTGCCGACGTGTCCGTCTGGGACATCGACGCGACCCTGCTCCTGGTCGAGGACGACGCGGGTGACGCGCTCCTCGTGGAGGAGATGCTCAGCGACAGCGAACTGGACGCCCCGCTCACGTGGTGCAAGACGCTGGCCGAGGCCCGGCGGTTCCTGGTGTCCTGCCGCACTCCGGTCTGCGTCCTGCTGGATCTCCACCTGCCGGACGTGAACGGCCCCGACGCCGTACGCCGGCTCGTCGAGTCGGCGCCCGACGCGGCGATCGTCGTGCTGACGGGCATGGCCGAGTCCGGGACCGGGCTGTCCGCGGTGGCGCACGGCGCCCAGGACTACCTCGTGAAGGGCCGGATCGACCCCGAGGCCCTCGGCCGCGCCGTCCGGTACGCCCTCCAGCGCAAGCACGCCGAGCGGTCGGCCGCCGCCTTGCGGACGAGCAGGCTGATCGAGCAGGAGAACGCACGGCTCGAACGCGCCCTGCTGCCCATTCCGCTGCTGCTCGACGACAGTTTCCGGGTCTCGGCCCGCTACGAGGCCGGACGCGCCCACGGACTGCTCAGCGGCGACTTCTACGACGTGGTGCAGACCGCCGACGGCGCGGTGCACGCGGTGATCGGCGACGTGTCGGGCCACGGTGCCGCGGAGGCCGCCCTCGGGGTCTGTCTCCGCGTGGCGTGGCGCACGGCCGTCCTGACCGGGGTCAACCAGCTGGAGAAGATCGGCCTCCTGGAGGAGATACTCGTCGCCGAGCGGTCCGACCCCCATGTGTTCGCCACGGTGACCACGCTGGTGTTCCCGCCGAGCAGGGACCGCGTGTACGTCGCGCGCGCCGGGCACCCGGGACTGCTGCTGCGGCGCGGCACGGACGTCGGGTGGGTTGAGCCCGACATGGGCATGGCCCTCGGACTGCTTCCCGGCGCGGGCCGCTGGACGATCACCGAGCTGGACCTGTCCCCCGACAGTGAGCTGGTCCTGTTCACCGACGGCCTGTTCGAGGGGCGTACGGGGCCCAAGTCACGACTGGGCGAGGAAGGACTTCTGGCGATGGCGGCGAAGAACGGGGCGCTGGAACCGAGCGCGTTCGTGGACTCACTGGTCGCGGAGGCCACCGCGAGCGCGGCACCGTACGGCGGACTGGCGGACGACGTCGCTGTCCTCCATCTGGGCTGGAGGGCCACTACATGA
- a CDS encoding RNA polymerase sigma factor SigF — MTAVRTTEAIGMAATQCDEAGKGSGTAALPWIEDAGKVAPQDARAMSKLFFDRLQSLEEGTHEYQYARNTLIEMNLSLVRFAASRFRNRGGDDTEDIIQVGTIGLIKAIDRFDLSREVEFATFAVPYIVGEIKRFFRDTTWSVHVPRRLQELRVELAKAKELLSGKLDRDPTVAELAAHLDLSEEEIIEGLVAANGYSAGSLDTPSADSESGSDQRAYADLLGEDDPAMESVENLHTLAPLLQQLDDRERRIVQMRFGLEMTQAQIGAELGVSQMHVSRLLSRIVTRLRAGMSVEA, encoded by the coding sequence ATGACGGCAGTGCGAACCACCGAAGCGATCGGCATGGCGGCGACGCAGTGCGACGAGGCGGGCAAGGGTTCCGGCACGGCCGCTCTCCCGTGGATCGAGGACGCCGGCAAGGTGGCCCCGCAGGACGCGCGGGCCATGTCGAAGCTGTTCTTCGACCGGCTCCAGTCCCTGGAGGAGGGGACCCACGAGTACCAGTACGCGCGCAACACCCTCATCGAGATGAATCTCTCACTGGTGCGCTTCGCCGCCTCGCGGTTCCGCAACCGGGGCGGGGACGACACCGAGGACATCATCCAGGTCGGCACCATCGGCCTGATCAAGGCCATCGACCGGTTCGACCTGTCGCGCGAGGTGGAGTTCGCCACGTTCGCGGTGCCGTACATCGTGGGCGAGATCAAGCGTTTCTTCCGGGACACCACCTGGTCGGTGCACGTGCCGCGGCGGCTCCAGGAGCTGCGCGTCGAGCTGGCCAAGGCCAAGGAACTGCTGTCGGGCAAGCTCGACCGCGACCCGACGGTCGCCGAACTCGCCGCGCACCTGGACCTCTCCGAGGAAGAGATCATCGAGGGCCTGGTCGCCGCCAACGGCTACTCGGCCGGATCGCTGGACACCCCGAGCGCCGACAGCGAGTCGGGCAGCGACCAGCGCGCGTACGCCGACCTCCTCGGCGAGGACGACCCGGCCATGGAGAGCGTCGAGAACCTGCACACGCTGGCCCCCCTGCTGCAGCAGTTGGACGACCGTGAGCGCAGGATCGTCCAGATGCGGTTCGGCCTGGAGATGACGCAGGCCCAGATCGGCGCTGAGCTGGGCGTCTCCCAGATGCACGTGTCCCGGCTCCTCAGCCGGATCGTGACGCGCCTGCGGGCCGGCATGAGCGTCGAAGCCTGA